TATACGGTCCACTTGTGACGGTTGGTTTGATAAATGCATCAGAACCATCAAGCTCGGCTACGGGGATTTCTTCCAAGACATGTTTCGGTTGGATAAAGATGGATGTTCCAACCATTTCTTTTACATAATTAGGATCTGTCGGGACTTTCGTCTTAAACGTAAGTGTATGTTCATCCACCACAACTAGATTAGGAATTTCAGTACCACTGTCCAACTTACTAGAGCTATTAACGCCATCCAGTGACGTTAGGTACAGTCCAACTGTTTGTACTTCTGGATTAGCAAGTAGGTTCATCGTAAAGACGACATCTTCTGCTGTAATAGGTGTGCCGTCTGTCCAAGTAGCATCCGGGTTTAACTTGATTGTATAGTTTTGATTATCTGTTGTTTCAAATGAATCGGCTAGTTTGGGTTCAAATTCTAAGGGTGTCGTCATTTCCAACAACGTATCAAAGAAATACCGTTGTACCCAACGGGTAGAAACACCACTTGCATTAATGGGGCTTAAATTCCCCATTGGATTCGTTACCCCTACATAAAGGGTGTCCGAAGCTGTTTCAGTGGCGACCCCACTTGCCTTCGTTGAATCTGTATCTTCTGCACCATCTGCATTCCCACACGCTGCCAATACAAGCATACTTGCTGTCAGCATAAATACCATTGCTTTTTTATTCATTTTCATCATGTTGTTTTCCTCCAAATTTTAATTTTTTGTACCATCAAAGGCATCACGTAGGCCGTCGCCAATAAAGTTAATGGATAATACTGCTAATAGGATCATAATTCCTGCTGGAATCCAAAGCCATGGTTGACTGGATAAGACCGTCAGTGACTGAGCTTGAGATAAAATATTTCCCCAACTCGCTGTTGGTGGTTGGATTCCCATACCCAAGAAGCTGAGGGAGGATTCCGTTAATATGGCACTGGCAATTCCAAAGGTTGCATTGACAAAGATATTGGACAGTACATTGGGTAAAATTTCTTTAAATAAAATATGAGGGGTACTATACCCAACGGAAATAGCTGCTTGAATATACTCGCTATCTTTTATAGTCAGAACATTTCCACGCACAATGCGGGAAAGGGGCACCCAGTTTAACAGTCCTAACACTAGAGTAATCGTTCCTACTCCCGGTCCTATAATACTAACAAGAACTAATATCACCATAAAAGAAGGAAACGATTGAATAATTTCTGTCGATCGCATGATGAAGTTGTCTACCTTACCCCCGAAAAATCCTGCGATTAGACCTAGCGTTGTTCCGATTACCGTGTAAATAGCAACTGAACTAACACCAACAAACAAAGAAACCCGTGAGCCGTAGATTAAGCGACTAAATACATCTCGTCCGACACCATCCGTACCCAACCAGTACGTGCTACTTGGATTGGCTTCAAAATCTGGTGTAATTAAATTGGGCTGAAAATTTGTAACGAGTGGAGCAAATACCGCCATTAAAATCATGATAATGAAAACAATGGTTCCGATCACTGCCGGCTTGTGTTTCATAAATCGTTTGAAAATAATTTTTTTGTTGCTTTCTGCTTTAATTGTTTTTGATAGATGTTCTTCTTTCGGAAAAGTTGTCCCTTCCGCGTAAACACGTGTAAACTCAGATGTAGTTGTAGCCATCTATACCCCTCCTAACTTTCGCTATAACGAATCCGTGGATCTGCTGCAGCGTAGAAAATATCCATTAATACATTAGCTAATAACACAGTCACTGCAGAAGCCAGTGTAATAGCCATTAAAACATTGTAGTCACGTGATTGAATGGATGAAATCGTTAATGCACCTAGACCAGGCCATTGGAAAATCTGTTCGGTTACAATCGCTCCTCCAATAAGCTTGGGGATATCTGATGCAATGATTGTAATAATTGGTACAAATGCATTACGAATCCCATGTCGGAAAATAATTTGACTAGGTTTTAATCCTTTTGCTTTTGCTGTTCGTAAGTAGTTTTCTCCAAAAATATCAATCATACTGGAACGAACGTAACGAATCATGTTCGCTGAAATGGTTGATGCAATAACCGTTACTGGTAAAATCAGATGCTGTAGTTGCTCTACAAAGCCACCGTCTGATCCAAGAACTTGCCTACCACCCGTCGGTAACCATTTCAATTGCACTCCAAAAATATAAATCAGAAATAGTCCAAAGAAAAAGTTCGGATCGAAACGCCTAGGATGGATGAACCGGTAATCAGATAATCTACCCATGTGTTTTGTTTGACTGCGCTATAAATTCCTAATGGAATCGCAACTAGGTATGCAACTACTAATGATGCTCCCATCAAAATTAAAGTAGGTCCAACTCTTTCCATCAAGATATTTGTTACGGGTTGTCGGGTTGCAAAAGAATTTCCTAAATTCCCTTGCAGTAATTCTTTCAACCAGTAGAAATAACGAATCAGGAGCGGTTTATCCAAACCTAAGCTCACTCTCACTTGATTGATTTGCTCCTCCGTAGCATCGGCACTCACATATAAAGTAGCCGGATCACCAGGGGCAAAGTTGATAATCATATAAGACAAAAATGTGATAAAAAATAGGACGACAAATCCAATCATCAATCGTCTAATTAAATATTTTTTCATGCTGACACCTCCAAGTTAGTTAGACCCAGTAATAAAAAAAGAAGCCCTTCGCAATGAAGGGCTTCAATAATGCCAAGCCCTCCGTGGAACACAAATGAGGACTCAACTAATTTAATAGTTCGAATCCTAGGGCTTAATAATTAATAAAATAACTGGTTGAGCGCTACTATTATTTTTTACGAAAGTTGTTTTCATATTCATCATCAGTACCGCTCCTTGTCTTGTTTTTTTTAGTGTCCCTACTTTAACCTGAGCAAATTAGAAAGTCAACCATTTTTCTAATCTTTTTATCATCTGTCCTTAACGAATAGATAAAAGAATATCTTTAACCTTGATTCTTCAAGGTTAAAGATACTAAAGATAGGATTCAAAAATTAGAAATAGCTGATGAATCTAAATTAGGTAATCCACTAGTGCGAGATAAATAAACTACAGAAATTCTGAGTAACCAGATGAAGTGGTCGAATATCAAATAAAACCCGTTCACTCTAGTAACTAGAATGAACGGGTTTTTCGAGTATTAAGTAGTTATTACTTATTCTTTTCGACTAGTAATTGCAAATCTTTTTCGAGTGAGGCTCTAAATTCTCTTAATAAATGTTGCTGATTTTCAGTTAGATCCATTGGCTTATCATCCAGGACACAAATCGTTCCAAAAAATTCGCCATCTGGCCATTTAATCGGAAGACCATGATAAGAAATCATGTCGATGTCCATATCTGGATTATCTTTCCATGCCTCTAATTTACGGGCATCAACAACAGAAAATTCACTATCGGTACCAATGACTGTTTCACAGTAGAGACCGTGACACAGGTAATCGTTCCCGCCAGCTTTATATGGATTCGATTCATTTTCACTCATCATAAAGACGTGCATGGACTCTTTAGTAATTTCCATGATCAACCCCGCACGCACATCCGCAAATGAAGCGATGAGGTTAACAATATTCTGCCAACCGTCTTTGACCTCTTGTGTTACTTGTGGTTTATCTTCACCTGTAATCGGTACCTCTTGATAAGAGCCATCTGAGCGTAATTTAACTTTTGCTGTAGCCATCTTATAAAACTCCTTTCAAATACTTGTCATCAATCTATGTGTTGTTAGCTCTCCTGCATATATTCTATTTTAACATTCAAACGCTTCCTTTTATAATTTAAAGATTTTACCCCCGTCTTTAATACGTCAGAAAAAGTCTATTCCGTACGATTAAAAAGAAAATGGTTAACATTCAAATCATCAACTTTCTACAGAGTTAAAATATATTTTTATATACAATTCTTTTCTACTTAACTTTAACCTGGCTTTTAATCCCTGCAACAGAGATTCACGCAAGAACTACTTTAGCAACTAAACTTAAAATAATATAGGTGCGTTCCTTGCAAAATCGGCTAAGATTAAATAATAGAATTTCATCACATCAAGCCATTTCAGCCAACTTTTCCTTCAACTTTAAAGCTTTTCTCCATATATCCACGTTTTTCAAAAAACGATAGAATGATTTCGTAAAGATCAAATACTTGAAAGTGAATGACCGGTCTATTCTTTTCTACAAAACTGAATATATCAGGCGTCTCTTCGCGCACGAAGAGTTCATCTGATGGATCATAGTCGAATATATAAAAACTCATTTCATTGCCTAAGCTTTTATTTTCTAAAAAGTTAGGTTTCAGAAGTCTTTCTTGTAATACTTTTAGTCTCTCTTGTGTTGTTTTCATAAAAGCTCTCCTAACAGGACTTCTGCAGCTGGTTTGTATCCTTTTTCCCTTAAAAAATTCTCCGCATCTAAGGAGAGAATCATCCGTTGGATTTGATATGTATCAGAGTCCATTTTCTGTATGAATCCACCTTCTACTAATATTCGAAGAAATGCATTCGATAGCTCTTTTACTGTTTTTTCTGACCATTTATGTGCTTTTTCATTGTTCTCAATTTGTCTTTCAATAAAACGAGTGACTTCTTTTCTTGTTATTTCAGGGTGGTATGTTAGAACTTTTTCTAAGTACATGCCACGAGAAAATTTAAGAAATAGTAAATCAACTTGTAAAATACTATAAATAACTAATAATTTGGATTTTTGAAAATCTTGACTCTGTATTAGCTTTTGAACATCCTCACCCGATTCAGTTAAACGAAAAATAATTTCATTTCCAACTCTTTTTCTTCTATCTATAGAAGGTAGCTGAAACTTTCATAAATAGAGAGTTGTGATAGAGCGGTTGTATTTTTTTGTTTTATTAGCTAGCAAAAAAGGCTCAGTCTATCTTTAGTAAGATAGACTGAGCCTTTTTTATGCCTTTTTATGCTTTTTTATATTTAAAATTAGTGACTCTCTTGTGCTGTTTCTTCCTCGACTGCTGGAGGAAGTTTGAATTGTTCTGCATCAAACGTACCTTCCCAACGGTCTACAATAATCGCACTAACCATTGATCCTGTAACGTTGATCATGGTACGACCCATATCAATAATTGGATCAATTCCAAAGATTGCTCCAATACGAGACATGTATGCTCCAAGGCCTAAACTATTCAAAGTAACAGTAGCAGCAACAGTTGCAGTCCCCGGTACTCCCGCAATTCCGATTGAACCAATAGTTACAACAATAATCAATAGAACATAGAAGGCAAAGTTCATTTCAACACCTGTAGCTGTAGCTAAAAGAATCCCTAACATGGCAGGGAAAATTCCAGCACAACCGTTCATACCAATGGAAGTTCCTAGAGTTGCAACGAAGTTTCCACTTTGGTCAGATACTCCTAAGTCTTTCAAAGTATTCAAAGTATAAGGAAGAGTTCCAACACTTGAACGACTTGAGAATGCAAATAACATAGTTGTGAATGCTTTTTTATAGAACTGGAAGGGATTTACTCCAACTAGTAATAAAAGACCCATGTAGACGATTAGCATCGCCACTACTCCTAAATAAAGCACTAGAATAAAACTAATAACACTCATGATAACAGAAAGACCATTTGAAATAATAGTGGTTGCAATTAAAGCAGTAACTCCATAAGGCATTACTTTAATAACGTTTGTTAGTACACTGTTAACCACTACTTTACTAGAAGTTAAAAAGTTTAAAAATGGAGCAACTTTCTCAGGCTTTTTACCTTTCAAGAAACGAATGGCACTACCAAATAATCCAGCAGTAATTACTACAGATACAATTGCACCATTGTTAGAAAATACAGAGAATATATTGTTCGGTACTAAGTTTAAGAAAAATTCAGGGAAACTTTGAGAGCCAATACTACCTATTTGATCCGCTTTTCCTGCAGCGATCTCACCAGTGAAACTTGTAGCATCTAATGGGAATATTTTCAGCAAGAGGATCATAACAACAACAGAGATAGCAGTTGTTCCTAATAAAATAGCGAAGGTTTTTCCAGTCAAACTTCTGATATCTGTACCTTCTACTTTAGTAATCACTTCAATAATGGACAGGAATACAATTGGAACTGCCAATAGTTGCACCAGACGAATGAATCCAGAACCAAAAATACTAAACCAACTAGTAATTTCACTTTGTGCAAAATCAGTATATAATGCTCCAATGTTTGTACCAAATAAGTCAATGGCAACACCAATTGCCAATCCTAAAATAAGAGCTGCTATCATCCGATTTTGGAACGATGATTTACGTTTTTTTAATCCTGTTAGAAGTACATAAGCACCTATAAGAGCAACAAAAGCAATCAATGTAATATAATTACTCATTTTCAGAAAACCTGTAAATAATGGAATATCTATCATGATTTTTCTCCTTATTTTGCTGTATTAGCAGCAATGTTTAGTGGTTCCCACGTTGTAGCGAATGGTGGGGCATAAGCGTAATCGATAAAGCCAATTTCATCGGTTGATAAACCTGCATGGATGGCAGTTGTTAGTGCAGTCATACGTAATACGGCATCTTTCTCACCAAAAACTTGAGCGCCTAATAGTTTTTTTGTTCCCACTTCATAAATCAACTTCATATCAATGGAAGTAGGGTTTGGCCAGTAGTTTGTATAGCTTGGTGTAGAAATAAGAGTTGTTTTATATTCAATTCCTAGCTTTTCAGCTTCTGCTTCATTCATTCCTGTACGACCTGCTTCATAATTGCCCGCTTTTACTGCGCCAGTGCCTAGACTTCCTATGAATTCTAATGTCTTTTTGTTTTCAGAAACAATATTTACTCCTACAATACGTCCAATCTTACTTGCCATTGTTGCAAGTGGAAGATAAATATCTCCTAATTGACGGTGCATGGAGGAAGCACAATCTCCAGCGGAAAATACATCTGGAATGGAAGTTTCTCCAGAAGGATCAATCACAATCGCACCATTTTTCAACATATTTAAACGCTCGTCTTTAGCAAATGCTGTATTGGGACTGTATCCAATCGCAAGTATAACTAGATCCGTATCAATCGTTTTCTCATCTGTTTTCACTTGAGTAACGATTCCGTCTGTTACAACAAGTTCTTTAACGAATTGGTCTAAAAGAATTTCTACGCCTTCTTCTTCAACAGCTGTTTTTATTTTTTCTGAAAATTCAGGATCAAATTGTGTAGACATCAATCGATCTAGTCCTTCAATCATGGTAACTTTTTTACCTAATTGAGCGAGTTGATCAGATACTTCTACGCCGATGAACCCACCACCTATTACAGTTATATTTTGATAATCATCTAAGTGATCTTTTATTTCTTGAACGGCTTTCAAACGAGTAAATGTATAAACATTCTTAGCATCGACTCCTTCGATTTTTGGAATGATTGCGCTCGCACCTGAAGCAATCATCAAACGATCATAAGAAATAAATTGTTCTTCTTTCGTTTGAACATTTTCATAAGTGACTACTTTTTTATCATAGTCTATTTTTGTGGCTTCATGACCTATTTTTATATCGATTCCTGTTTTTTCCATTTGTTGAACAGTACGAGCAAACATAAAATTTTCGTCTTCGAATTGTCCTCCTAAATAGTAAGGTAATCCACATGCTCCAAAAGAAACATATTCTTCTTTTTCAATAACCGTAATGTTTGCTTCTGGATTTTCTCGTGCAGCTTTCGCCGCAGCTCCCATTCCAGCCGCAATTCCTCCAATAATAACAATTTCCATAATTAGAACTCCTTTTTTTAAATACGCATGTCTGCTATAAATTCTATCTCGACAAGAGCACCTTTTGGTAAATTCGCCACTTCAAATGCAGAGCGAGCTGGATAAGGTTGTTTCATATATTGTGCATAAACATCATTCATTGCAGCAAAATCATTAATATCACTTAGCAAAACAGTAGTTTTAATAATATTACTAAACGGTATTCCTTCTTTGATTAAAATGGCATTGATATTCTCTAACGATTGTGTAGTTTGTGCTGTTATGTTGGCTTCCACTAATTCATTCGTCTCAGGATCAATCGGTAATTGTCCTGAGGAGAAAAGCATTTCATGCGCGACGGTATAGGCACTATAAGGTCCTACTGCTTCTGGTAATTTTGACATGTTATTCTCCTTCTTGTTCTTGAATGTTCTTTTCATTTAACCATTTTGCCATACGATTAAATGCTTTTTGAACGAGTTCTTTAGATGTTCCTAAGTTAATTCGGACAAAATCTTCTCCGCTTTGACCAAACGAACTTCCCTCTTGAAATAAAATCCCCTCTTCTTGAGCTAGTTTCCACGTGAATGTGTCTCCAGTCATTCCTGTTTTTGAAACATTAACCCATAGGACATACGAAGCATCCATTGGCATAATCTCTAGCATAGGAGTTTCTTTTGCCATAAATTCTTTTGCCCATTCATAATTTTTAATAATATAATCAAATGAAGATTCTAACCATTCACGTCCTTCTGGTGTGTAACCTGAAATCAATGCTGCTGCACCGAAAACGTTCGGTTCTTCAACATGACAAGCTTCCAAAATTTCACGATATTGAGTTCTTAATTTGTGACTGGGTATAATTACATAACTCGTTTTCAAACCGGCAATATTGAAAGCTTTGTTCGGTGAATTAAGATATACTAAATTTTGACGATATTTTTCATCTAGCTCTAGAGTACTTGTAAAAATATTTTGATTAATATGGTCAGAATGTGCTTCATCAGAAATTAAAATAATGTTATATTTTAAACATAAATCAGAAATTTTGTTTAAATCTTCACGAGACCAAACGGTACCCCCTGGATTGTGTGGATTACATAAAATATATATTTTAGGAAGTTGTTCCACCATTTGACGCTCTAACTCCTCAAAATCAATTACATAACGGTTCTTTTCATCGATATCCAATTCATTTTCGACTAATATAGCATGATTTCGCTTCGTAGCCTCTCGAAATGGATTGTATACAGGAGTGTTGATAAGAACACGATCTCCAGGTTTCGTGAATGTTTGAACAACATGGTATAAAGAATTAACAATACTATAATCCAATGTAATTTCTTCCAAAGGAACTTCTTTCTTGGTTTTAAAACTCATCCAATATTGAACGGCTTTAAAAAATTCTTCATATGGATAAATATAAGCTAACGTTTTTTTACTCAGGATTTTTTCTAAGTGATTATAGATGGGAGGTGCTAACTCGTAATCCATATCTGCAATCCACATAGAGATATAGTCATCTGGTACTGGACCAAACCTTTCTTCAATAAAGCACTTCGACCATTTCTTAGAAAAATCATTGTTCCGATTTGCTAAACGATCGAAATTATAATTTGTCATACTATCTACTCCTTTTCCCCTTGCATTTGATCCCTTTTATCTTTCCATAAAGTATTGTAAACCTTTTCAAACGAAATGTCTATAACTATTTATTATTACGAGAATAAATTATTAAAATTCTAATAATTTGTTCTCGGGGTGAAAAAGAATCGTATTTTTGATATACTGATAGAAATGAAGCTAAAGGAAGATTGCTATGAAACCCAAAAAGAAAAAGCATTATATTGATTTAGTACATTTTCTAGGAAAAACATTAGGATCAAATCATGAAATTATACTTCATCTCATTGATGAGGATGGAACTTCCATTGCTGCTATTGAAAACAATCATATTAGTGGGCGTACTCTAGACTCTCCTGTTACAGGTTTTGCTTTGGAGTTAATGAAAAAAAATAAAGAAATGGATACAAATTTTGTAACTAATTATAAAGCACGAAATAAAGTTGGAAAAGAAATTAAAGGGTCCACCTTTCTGATTAAAGATGAGGAAGATCATTTAGAAGGATTACTTTGTATTAATATTGACAATTCTATCTATCAGAAGCTATCCGATGATATCTTACAATTAGCCAATCTTTCTTCTCCTATTTCTGAAGTTGTACTGAATTCTACTAATTCAAAATCTACTCCCTCAGAAGCAGGAGAAGGCATGGTTGAAATCCTTTCAAATAGTATTCAAGAAATTATTTATGAAACAATCGATCCCAAAATACTAGATGGAAAATATACATTAAGTACCGAAGCAAAAATTGAAATGGTTGAAAAATTAGAGAGAAAAGGCATTTTTCAATTAAAAGGAGCAGTCAGTCAAGTTGCTGAAGTCCTAAATGTATCCGAGCCTACTATTTATCGATATTTAAAAATGATAACGAATAAGGGTTAAAAAGGGTTGATAAGAAATATAAGATATCTATTTTCACAAATAACTAGCTTTTTTAAGTTCACCCTGATATAGTTATAGCTATCTTTCCTCTTCACATAGCAAGAGTTAACGCTATGTCTTGTTCGCCAGTACGTTTTAAACTCCCTGTAAAGAAAGTCGATGGTAGCTGAGAATCGACCATAGTTTATAAACAGAATTACACGTTCAAGCTGACATTTACATATAATCTAACAAGGAAAACAAGAAATTGTTTTTAAATTAAGGTGGTACCACGAAGAGAATTCGTCCTTAGCTATTTATAGCTGAGGGCGTTTTTTTATTTTAAAGGAGGTAGGGAGACAATGAATTGCGGGGGAATCATTCGTTATCGTGGCTCTTTTGACTTGTAAAAATAAAACAATCAAAAGGAGACATAAAAATGAATAAAAAAATAAACCAAGTATCGTAGAAGCTAGTATCGTATTAGGAATCGTCATCATGAGTATTGCCTTTGGGGTAATTGGGTTAAAGGTTTCACCAAATATCGCTATTCTATTTTCGATTGCTCTGGTTATGCTTTATGCCGGAATTAAAAAGATATCCTTTGATCAATTGCATGAAGGAATCGTAAATGGAATCAAGCCAGGAATCATTCCTATTTTTATCTTTATTTTAGTAGGTGCTCTCATTGCCGTCTGGATTCAAGCAGGAATCATTCCCACCTTGATGGTAAAAGGGTTTCAAGTAATTAGTATCAAATGGTTTGTTCCTTCTGTCTTTATCGTTTGCGCCATTGTTGGTAGTGCGGTAGGAAGTGCTTTTACCGTTATGTCGACGATCGGGATTGCCTTTTTTGGAATTGGAACTACATTAGGAATTCATCCCCCTCTTATCGTTGGAGCAATTGCATCGGGTGCTATTTTTGGTGATAAAATGTCACCATTATCCGAATCAACAAACTTAGCTGCAGCTATTGCGGAAGTCGATTTATTTAAACATATTAAGCATATGTCTTGGTCTACGATTCCTGCTTTTACTGTTTCTTTAATCCTTTTTTCTATTTTTGGAATAACCAATCAATCTGCACCTCTTTTGGAAATCCAAGAAGTGATTCAAGTTTTAGAAAACAACTACACCATTTCAAATTGGGCATTCATTCCTATTTTGTTAATGTTTATCTGTGCATGGAGAAAAATTCCAGCTATTTTAACGATTTTAATAAACATCGGAGTAGCGATTCTCTTTATCTTTTTCCAAAATCCTTCTGTAAAAATTACTGAAATTGCTTCTTCCATCGAATCTGGTTTTGTATCGGTGACAGGTAATCAACAAATTGATGCTCTCCTTTCTCGCGGCGGGATTGAAAGCATGATGCCTACTGTTTCACTCATCATCCTGACGTTGTCTTTAGGTGGATTATTGATGGAGACAGAATTGATTGGAACGGTGATGACTTCTTTATCTAAAAAAATCCACACGGTATCTGGAGTGGTGATTGCTACTTTACTTACTTCCATTGGTGTCAATATTTTTATTGGAGAACAATTTTTGTCCGTAATTTTACCAGGGAATGCTTTCAAAGAAATCTATAAAGAAAAAAATCTCGATTTATCCGTATTAAGTCGTACGTTAGAAGATGGTGGAACTGTCATCAACTACTTGATTCCTTGGGGAATTGCCGGTAGCTTTGTTGCCAGTACCTTTGGAGTTCCAACATTGACGTACTTCCCTTTTGTATTCTTTAGTTTATTGTCTCCCATTTTTTCTGTTTTAAGTGCTTTGACTGGGTTTGGGATTAAAATGGCTGTTCGTTCAAAAGTAGAAGAATCTTTTGGATAAAAACAAAAAGTTATTTTGAATTGTATCTGTTGACAATTTTAAAAAGTCTGTTAAAATTGCTTACGTTAACACATGCGTTTCATGTGACTAGGATCGACTAGGCATGAAAAGATCTTTCAGGGGAGAAGTCTCTTCCTTGTCAGTCTTTTCATGCTTTTTTTTTCTTATTGGCCATAAGAAATAGCCCTGTAGGGATTTCCGCTCCATGAAACGACCATTTCTGCAGAAAAGGATAAATAAAATGAAAATAAAAAAAATATTGAATCAAAATGCTGTCTTAGTGGATGATCAAGGAGAAGAGAAAGTAGCAATCGGCAAAGGAATTGGTTTTGATAAAAAACGTAATGATTTATTACTTTCTCGTGATATAGAGCGTTTATTTGTTTTGGAACCAGAAGGACAAATGAAGTTACAGACTTTGTTGAGTCAAATTGATGAGAAGTATTTGTTTGCTGCTGAAAAAATTATCGATCATGCAGAAATTGTTTTGATGGAGAAATTGAATGAGCATTTATTAATTATTTTAACCGATCACATTGCTTTCGCAGCACAAAATATAAAAGATGGTATTATTTTACGAAATAAACTACTACCAGAAATTGAAATATTATATCGTGAAGAATTTACGATTGCACAATGGTCCGTTGACTACTTGACAAAAACGATTGGTATTCCTTATACCTATGACCAAGCAGGCTATATTGCGATCCATATCCACAGCGCTCGAAGTGGAGAACAAGACAATCATCGTAGTATCCGCGAAGTAACGATTGTTTCAGATATTATTCAATTGATTGAAAGAGAATTGGACATTAACTTACATGCAGAAGAAATGGCTTTGAATTATTCTCGTTTAGTGAACCATTTACGTTTATTGCTCCAACGTTTTCATAATCAGCAATATACCACTTTAGATAATGAGATTATCGAATTGGTTAAACTTAAATATCCAGAAAGTTACCATGTTGCAAAACAAGTGCGAGTTTTGCTCATCAAAAATTATCAGTTATCTACTACAACAGAAGAATTAGGCTATTTGGCGATTCATATCGAAAGACTTCGCCTTGCTAGTCATAAATAATAAAAGAAAAGGTAGGAAAAAAGATGAAAGCATATATGCAACGGATGGGACGCTCCTTAATGCTCCCAGTAGCAACATTACCTATTGCAGCCTTATTTATGGGAATCGGTTACTGGATTGATCCAACAGATTGGGGTGCAAATAACATCCTAGCTGCCTTCTTGATAAAAACAGGAGGAACTATTTTAGATAATTTGGGAATCTTATTTGCAGTTGGTTTGGCAATAGGAATGTCTAAAGATAAAGATGGATCTTCTGCTTTAGCAGGTTTGGTTGCCTTTTTAACTCCTATTACTCTTGTTAGTTCCAGTTCGGTAGCTTTATTTACCGGCCAAGAAACTGTTAATGTAGCTTTTGAAGCTATTAATAATAAAAATGTATTTATTGGGATTTTAGCTGGTTTAATTGCAGCAGCCATGTATAACCGCTTTTCCCAAGTTAAATTGCCAATGGCCTTAGCTTTTTTCAGCGGAAAACGATCGGTTCCAATTATAACCGCTGGAGTAATGGCAATTGTGTCAGCTCTATTGATTTTTGCATGGCCACCGGTTTATAACTCTTTAGTTTACTTTGGAGGAATGATTTCAGGTTTGGGTGCAGTAGGCGCTGGCCTTTATGGTTTCTTTAATCGACTATTAATTCCAACAGGTTTACATCACGCATTAAATAACGTCTTTTGGTTCAACTTAGCAGGGATTGATGATATTGGTAAGTTCTGGGCAAGTGAAGGAA
The Jeotgalibaca sp. MA1X17-3 genome window above contains:
- a CDS encoding Rid family detoxifying hydrolase, which codes for MSKLPEAVGPYSAYTVAHEMLFSSGQLPIDPETNELVEANITAQTTQSLENINAILIKEGIPFSNIIKTTVLLSDINDFAAMNDVYAQYMKQPYPARSAFEVANLPKGALVEIEFIADMRI
- a CDS encoding MalY/PatB family protein — encoded protein: MTNYNFDRLANRNNDFSKKWSKCFIEERFGPVPDDYISMWIADMDYELAPPIYNHLEKILSKKTLAYIYPYEEFFKAVQYWMSFKTKKEVPLEEITLDYSIVNSLYHVVQTFTKPGDRVLINTPVYNPFREATKRNHAILVENELDIDEKNRYVIDFEELERQMVEQLPKIYILCNPHNPGGTVWSREDLNKISDLCLKYNIILISDEAHSDHINQNIFTSTLELDEKYRQNLVYLNSPNKAFNIAGLKTSYVIIPSHKLRTQYREILEACHVEEPNVFGAAALISGYTPEGREWLESSFDYIIKNYEWAKEFMAKETPMLEIMPMDASYVLWVNVSKTGMTGDTFTWKLAQEEGILFQEGSSFGQSGEDFVRINLGTSKELVQKAFNRMAKWLNEKNIQEQEGE
- a CDS encoding transcriptional regulator, which encodes MKPKKKKHYIDLVHFLGKTLGSNHEIILHLIDEDGTSIAAIENNHISGRTLDSPVTGFALELMKKNKEMDTNFVTNYKARNKVGKEIKGSTFLIKDEEDHLEGLLCINIDNSIYQKLSDDILQLANLSSPISEVVLNSTNSKSTPSEAGEGMVEILSNSIQEIIYETIDPKILDGKYTLSTEAKIEMVEKLERKGIFQLKGAVSQVAEVLNVSEPTIYRYLKMITNKG
- the nhaC gene encoding Na+/H+ antiporter NhaC, translated to MVEASIVLGIVIMSIAFGVIGLKVSPNIAILFSIALVMLYAGIKKISFDQLHEGIVNGIKPGIIPIFIFILVGALIAVWIQAGIIPTLMVKGFQVISIKWFVPSVFIVCAIVGSAVGSAFTVMSTIGIAFFGIGTTLGIHPPLIVGAIASGAIFGDKMSPLSESTNLAAAIAEVDLFKHIKHMSWSTIPAFTVSLILFSIFGITNQSAPLLEIQEVIQVLENNYTISNWAFIPILLMFICAWRKIPAILTILINIGVAILFIFFQNPSVKITEIASSIESGFVSVTGNQQIDALLSRGGIESMMPTVSLIILTLSLGGLLMETELIGTVMTSLSKKIHTVSGVVIATLLTSIGVNIFIGEQFLSVILPGNAFKEIYKEKNLDLSVLSRTLEDGGTVINYLIPWGIAGSFVASTFGVPTLTYFPFVFFSLLSPIFSVLSALTGFGIKMAVRSKVEESFG
- a CDS encoding PRD domain-containing protein is translated as MKIKKILNQNAVLVDDQGEEKVAIGKGIGFDKKRNDLLLSRDIERLFVLEPEGQMKLQTLLSQIDEKYLFAAEKIIDHAEIVLMEKLNEHLLIILTDHIAFAAQNIKDGIILRNKLLPEIEILYREEFTIAQWSVDYLTKTIGIPYTYDQAGYIAIHIHSARSGEQDNHRSIREVTIVSDIIQLIERELDINLHAEEMALNYSRLVNHLRLLLQRFHNQQYTTLDNEIIELVKLKYPESYHVAKQVRVLLIKNYQLSTTTEELGYLAIHIERLRLASHK